The segment ttcttcctgctcaacctggccctcagcgacctgggctccatctgcaccactgtccccaaagccatgcacaattccctctgggacaccagcaacatctcctacactggatgtgctgcacaagtatttttctttatgttcttcattggaacagagtatttcctcctgaccatgatgtgctacgaccgctacgtgtccatctgcaaacccctgcactacgggaccctcctgggcagcagagcttgtgcccacatggcagcagctgcctgggctagtggctttctcactgctcttatgcacacggccaatacattttccctgcccctgtgccatggcaatgccctgggccagttcttctgtgaaattccacaaatcctcaagctctcctgctccaaatcctatctCAGAGAATTTGGGGTCATTGTTTTTAGTGCCTGTTTAtcatttggttgttttgtgttcattgttttctcctatgtgcagatcttcagggctgtgctgaggatcccctctgagcagggacggcacaaagccttttccacctgcctccctcacctggctgtggtctccctgttcctcagcagtgccatatttgctcacctgaagcccccctccatgtcctccccatccctggatctggccgtgtcagttctgtactcagtggtgcctccagccctgaaccccctcatctacagcctgaggaaccaggagctcaaggctgcagtgtggagactgatgactggatggtttcagaaacattaaactgttgGCCAATTTCtacaaatcacttgtaataaaagttatctttgatacttcttgttgatttaattttggaggtattttttcctttgttttcgtATTTTCATATTGTCCAAAAAGAAATGTCAATCTTTGTGCCCTTTCTCAttctgtttctctccaccttccctgtggccacagactgtgtctgtgaggggctgcactcttggtggctttaaaggaactaaaggatgtcccagcagaattttctgcagagatgctctTTTGTTGccatctctggagctgcagcagcaatgtctgtgtgcagagctggggcagatcagtgctggcccagcagctgtgcccagcagcagcagcagcagcagcacttggtgttgccagtgctgctgccgtggccctgccctgctgccctggtggccctggtgttgctgcagggcctgagtgctctcggggccgggcacagccctgggggtggcagtgccggggctgcagcagggacaggccatgggcactgctggggcagcgctgacgcctcaggccaggccctgggggctccaggctccttgcccaggctctctcaagaacacggccaggccaatgctcagcacagaaacccccgtcagcagccccaggctggccgtgggcaggctgggggcaaagagcatggctggggctctgcaagggccctggggcagacgggaaggagcagcagagcaggggctgatccatgcccagtgcgctgcacagcccagggcagcgtcccagagcgtcctcatgcagctgccaacaacatcccccctctgcagccctggcctctcccccagctcacacaggtgccccatccttgcaggcacagacacggcagcactgcctcagcagcccctgtttgcattgcacacagcagggccagcacccccatgctgttgctgtggggacatgaacctgagggagcacaaatgccatcagctcctggggccagccagggctgggggacaccagggaaaccactcagctttgtcctggcctctacagtcagccagaaagtttgttcccatcagctgggagtttcctgtgccactgcagacgctgttgctcagagccagggctgcctggcagccacccccaaactgccctcagcatttcctctgcctttcctttgccttctttactcttccctggtgcaaatttcttcctcttgcccagccctgttccctcccctgccaACAGCCCATCTCTGTCCTCATCCTGCTGGCCGCACCATtactgagccaggccaggagccattggccttcttggccacctgggcacactgctgcctcatgtccagcctgctgtccttcagtccctgcaggtccctttctgcctggctgctctccagccactctgtccccagcctgtagtgctgcaagGGGTTGTGTTGGCCAAAGTGCAGGGCCCGGCAccgggacttgttaaacctcaccttgttggatttggggcctggatccagcctgtccagggccctgtgcagagccctcctaccctccagcagatccactcTCCCAGCCAACTTGGGTTcaccatgattccatgaggcccctgAGTGTTCCAATgttctccatgattccatgaggtttccgagtgtcacaatgtccctttggttacatgggaccccttggtgtcacaaagtcccttggatccttgggccctgcagtgtcacaatggcccttCATCCCCccaggccttgcagtgtcacaatggatccttggttccatgaggtctggcagtgcagcaatgctctccttagttccacagtgtcacaatggccccttggctctgtgctgccatgttgtacacagtgtcaccatggtccttttagtgccaccaggccttgcagtgtcacaatggccccttgcttccccagggccctgcagtgtcacaatcatcagagaaccaaccaggctggaaaagaccttggagagcatcaagtccaacctgggacccaacaccaccttgtcacccagaccatggcactgagtgccacatccagtctttccttaaacacttccagggacggtgactcacccacctgcctgggcagcccattccaatgcccaatcacccattgtgtggagaatatttcctaatgtccagcctaaatgtcccctggtgcagctgaaggctgtgtcctcttgtcctgtccctgttccctgggagaagagcctgacccccacctggctgcaccctcctgtcagggagttgtagagagtgatgaggtctcccctgagcctcctcttctccaggataaacaatcccagctccctcagctgctactcacaggacttgtgcttcAGACCCCTGACCAGCcatgttgcccttctctggacacactccagcccctccgtctcgttcctaaattggggggcccaaaactggaaacagcacttgaggtgctgcagaaccaatgccaagcacaggggaagaatcacagccctgcccctgctggccacaccactCCTGATCCATTGGAATTCCAGGGGCTGCATGAgcgaaatggtggggagggagtgGGGACAAAGTCTGATTGATTATCAGCCTGGAGGGGTCTTGATTATCATATCTGTTCACACGGGATTAAAAGGTGctgggggtcaatatcaattggacattGATTATACCAaactataaacaggaaaagaaaacatgacaaaacacttctttctgcattgttttcaataCAGTGTATTCACTTagaatacacttctgaaatctgtctaattattcacagaataaataaatacgTAGAATATTCCCTGTGGCTTTTGTTGTTCTGGAGTTTTTgcacaaatgtttatgagctttcctcactgaattcctgaactgaagaattcaagaaagaagaggcatCTGGTGTAGTAAAactcatcagcaacctccaagtggctgaggatccatgcccatgagagcagcaatgaacagaaatgggcacagctttgtggctgccccagctttggcatgggccctgggcctggagcaggagcagctcttgaggaccccaaggccggggctcttgtgctgccctgggcagatgggatggcagcaggggctgcagagctctcagcacctcaggccgaggggagcagggcagccagggagcctcctttggccttggccaagcaccttcccccatggctggggctgagtcctgtggcagctgcagctgctgctgtggccttggcaggggctgaggccgtggggccagtggccagagcagcctggcctgagcagagctgtggggccagagccggctgggctgggctgggctcagagaggcccttggtgctgcccagagctcagggcagctggcagagcttgcagggagctgggctgggctccgagagcctggcccagaaaccatcagtgtccatctcagcctggctgagcgtgcaggggcaggactcaggccaggccttgtggggcagggccagcgcctgtgcaaggcattgcaaacaggcaagtggcccagagaggaggctgctctgtgcccttggtggcatggacagagcagggagggggcccaggacatttgtcagcgccagcctctgtgtccatgcgttggcagccctggctgctgagcccagctttggcctgggctgagtttggctgtggcccagctccatcctcctgcagggctcagggcctgttcccagccatggccagccctggctgcctctctgctggcccagaggccagcagagcccggggcagggctgtctgtgcagcctcacaggtgccaggggctctgcaggagctggcagaggctgcccagcagggaggccatggggcacagagccccagggctgctgtgggcaccacggcacaggggctgttcccagccgcaatgctcctggcctgggcttggcctgcacaggggctgggccaccaaggctgggccagcacagggccacaaaggggccacgcagccgctcacggggctgacagcaaggccaggcacacacaagcaattgctgagcatggcctgcgctggccaggcctgactgtgccaaaggcagagctcagctgcccttgggggctgcagcaacactccagagcccaaagagcctccatggctgggctggagaccaaggctgcagcagggaaatgcagggctgctgcgggatggggaggccattgactTCCAGCACACatctcagctctctgatgatcctggcaccatgctgggccctgtttcagactggagcagagcagatgttgatgggacaggagccctgcggggctgtcagggacctgcagcttgcaaggtgctctgctctccctcaggtgctctcagagagatccaatcccagctcagtccctcagggcacaagtggcactgcctgttcatgggcacacaattgatgtctgcctggaaaggggcacaggtgttaatgcctttttttttcataatataCAAACAAATCTTTTTTATCTGTGTCAATTGAGCATTCTTAAGAAATGGCAAAGTTTTCCaaccaggaacaggaattttctggatCTACTGGATTCTTTGACTGAtggcagaagaagaaatactgattttcccctctccctttgccACCAACATTCAGTCTAATATTTCATGAACCCCTTCCTTTAGGGGTTTCCGTCCCTCCTGGTTAAATGGCCATGTCTTAGGACATCTCTTCATTTAGAGCAGCTGGACCTATGTCTTTCGTATTGCTCCTAGACTGCCTCCTGTAGATGTTGTCTGGTCATGCCAATGCATCTCCCTTGATGGCCAtcatgctttgagcttcagGGAATTGCCCAATCTTTCAGaagtttaaatatttccttagtTGTAGTTTTTTCATTTATATCACCTCTTCTTATATCTTTGTCTAAAATCCTTAGTGTatggaaatcccttgtggatggcagacatgtcagatgctgctgcaatgtcagaaggagctgggagaaGTGTTTTGATGTTTATTACATTTTatcatttcacattttttatgctggccatgaagagaaacctttctgtgcctctgagtctcaccagttcctgacccccaaaggacacaaacctgatcaGTTTTGGTTCCCATGCCagtggctgcacttggacctccctccatagccagagcagaactcccttgtcccagaaagTGCCTGGCAAAGGAGGAATGAATGAAACCGGACAGGCTGTGGgaatcaggggcagggcagagccacggagaagaatgacttttggcattggatggggctgtgccttcccttggctttgttggctgacaagaaatgctctgtgtctcgggcagctccttctgcaaggaaagcaggtgggagttggagccaaggagctgaaagctgcaggtgcagcctgggctggagggagctcagatttgcacaaggctgctctgagtgccagggcttggatgggggaaatggtggggcgggggtagggacagagtctgattgattgtcagccatgaagggtcttgattttcatatccattcaaactgcatgaggaggtacttggattcaatgtaaattggagattgcacatatcaatgaattaagaggaaaaaaacaataaattgcaggatctaaaaatatttacttgctGTCTTTTTATATATAATGCATTCACTTTTAATAGGCTTTTGAAATCTGTTGAATTAACCACACAAGATTTGGAAACTGAAATCAagttattcccagaggcttggcttgttcagctgttctgaatgttcatgagccctgggacactgaattcctgcactgaagagctgaaggctgaacaagcctctggagcagtgaaattcagcagcagcctccaagttgctgaggatgtcagcagcccccagtgaggccatccctgcccagagagcgtgggggaatgggcagacaaggagagcgtccctggggctggggcagcacaactcagaggcaccagcggctccagctgggcaatggagtgtggaatgtggctgggaaagccctgcctgggctgggccaagcaggacacacaagccctgactcgaTCCCTAAAACAATtatctcaaggagacatttaaaaggaattacaattgtttgtgtcctctgagttaggtgcactggagaaataccagTACAAGAGATTctaggagctcaaaacaaccaaacagccttcCCTGGGAAGTTCGGAAAATtggagaaactttggcaaaaggtttattatgacattgtagtggttttggtttgttaatttaagatttttctattcTTGACATTTCTTAATTAATGGATTGATGAGTATGGGGGGTTTTAGTGTCAGTTAATTATTTATCTATTTCTTTTATTGTGAGATTGTATTATGAGAATAGTAAAGTAGGCCTAAGATTTTTAAAGCGTAtatagaaaattttatttaaaataaatttataaagaaaaaaggtagtaagaattaaaatgaaTTCTCTcgaacactttttttctttataactttttctttttactgacaatgttaagtaagtaaatttaaaatttctagttggtttactatttctagaatagtgttttttttagttttcttcgggagagaagtttttcttgttaaggttatggagataatttttcaagaaaaaaaatattttttatggtTCTTAATTCTTTCATGGATAACAGTTGTCAGGGGAACTTTGTTCTTGggaagttgtttttattgctacaagATTTTTTACAGCTTGTAGATGGgtcatgtcaacttatggggtccTGTTTTAAAGATGTGTTCTTTAAGggtaaaagtttttattttttacttttaaaattatttttatctctgggaatagagatcttctcttgggAATACTGGATTAGTTGGATTTTTCTCCCTGCTGTTTAAACCTGTCatgaaattacagttattttaacatttgtttattttagtatggagggtttttttgatattaattgtaatttttttcaaaagtttTTTGTGTTATAAAGAAAGAGTTGTTCCATTATCGTTTACAAGAAGATTTAAGTTTTAAGcttaaggtattttttcttcttttttatttgggacttaatttctcctttactgatttgatggttttatatattttttatatgatcatggtgagattttaatagctgtggttggctttgttctggttgggattttgtagcctcttttgttttcctgtttgggagttgttggggtttggtttggtcagaatggggctgATGGGggtggggcagcctggggaggggggaaggggctcagcccatggcagggttgcttggtttagtttggtttggtttggtttggtttggtttggtttggtttggtttggtttggtttggtttggtttggttgagatgggggccagggccggggcccgctgcttctttgttgactggaaaagaaagaggagattcctgggttttttcatctttagcatttgtgtttcacagaggtgcgaccgtggtcacaggggttttcaggatgaagaagagacgagaacgTTGACTttatgatcagaaggcttgatttattattttatgatatatgttatattaagactataataaaaagaaatagaaaggaaaaggtttcttcagaagctagctaagctaagtatagaaaagaatgaacaacaaagatctgtgtctcagacagagagcaagagccagctctgccatgagtggtcagtaaatccaaacatccacaggagaccaatcacaggtctacctgttgcattccacagcagcagataagcattgtttacttttggttgctgaaactgcagcttctcacaaggaaaaatcttaagaaaagatttttcattaaagatgtctgcgacacagaggcgtgttcagtatctcagtggtttaacagattgtcagttacacaaaaagttttgtattacttttaaaaattcttctcatgtcaaatatggacagatattcaatcaacaaaaaacacttctcaaagcattgacttggcccattcaacttcacaaactctaggGCTGTTCAATTTCATGTTAATGACAAtttacaggagcacagaaatagaagaagatgcagaaagagagagagacaaaaaagatgcagagaggcacacacacagctatcAACTCCTGCATTCCAACagagttcagatggaaattccaagaggaggtagggtcaagatgtgtgcttgccttgtggtcagccttcaatcccccttggtctccctgggcccttcccccaggtggggcttgggctcatttggtccctcaggagctgggctgggggctgcagaggtggctgtggagcattgcctgtgctgtgccagggactggcagccactgctgggctgggatagaggctctggggggattggggttccagggcaaggcagggctggtgttccagggcagggcaaggctggacctgccccttcctcccccacacacaaaagGTTTTGATCCaaaaatctcctccagtcttTCACAACAGTCAATATTgcaggtgaaatcccaattctggccatgggcacctggactaggacagttcttttccataggaagaaaAGCCCCAGTTCTTGCCctatttctggtttgattgcctggatcttgtttggttttgttgttgctttgtttccctgctgtgcctgaagtGACCAGtaaggagcagagtgactcttgccaaggaactttgtgctgctgtcccttgatattaaatctggtttattattaatatttattatccccttgctggggattttttcagtgctctcaaggcctcattggtaccagggtgaaggagccctggcccaggttctggccctgggggacatggagatgctgccggggggtccctgtccccctgtgccacccccagggccccggccccccgtccccgtgtcaggctctggggtcgatctcgtggaacatcctctgggggaggctgcggcgccaggggcggggggacccggggggacaggggaccccgctgtgcacgagcagggttggactgctctggggggaactgtgaggggggggccagggcagagtgacctccccagtgacctcacacagcccctgtgatgtcacacagcccctgtgatgtcacacagcccctgtgaggtcacacagtcccctgtggtgttacacagctgctctgtgatgtcacagaagactctgatGTCAAAGCATCACACTGCGATGTCacagtttgttctgtgatgtcacaggctgctctatggtgttacacagccacccggtgatgtcacaacccactccctcatgtcacagagccacactctatgatggcaagatctgctctatggcctcacactatgatgCCACAAACAGCTgggtgatgtcacaaccccctcagtgatgtcacaaaacactctgtgatgtcatactgccactctggaatgtcacagcacacactttgacctcacagccccctctatgatgtcatacagccatgccatgatctttcagcctgctctgtgatgtcacagaatcccctctatgatgctgtagctgctcagtgacctcacacagcccactctgtgctgtcacacagccccttgctgacatcacagctgctctgtgcctccatgacacaggcacagaggagctgctgtgacacagccccctctgggacatgccacagcccc is part of the Agelaius phoeniceus isolate bAgePho1 chromosome W unlocalized genomic scaffold, bAgePho1.hap1 SUPER_W_unloc_1, whole genome shotgun sequence genome and harbors:
- the LOC143692369 gene encoding olfactory receptor 14J1-like, giving the protein MSNSSCIRHFLLLALADTRQLQLLHFCLLLGISLAALLGNGLIISAVACGHHLHTPMFFFLLNLALSDLGSICTTVPKAMHNSLWDTSNISYTGCAAQVFFFMFFIGTEYFLLTMMCYDRYVSICKPLHYGTLLGSRACAHMAAAAWASGFLTALMHTANTFSLPLCHGNALGQFFCEIPQILKLSCSKSYLREFGVIVFSACLSFGCFVFIVFSYVQIFRAVLRIPSEQGRHKAFSTCLPHLAVVSLFLSSAIFAHLKPPSMSSPSLDLAVSVLYSVVPPALNPLIYSLRNQELKAAVWRLMTGWFQKH